A single Carnobacterium alterfunditum DSM 5972 DNA region contains:
- a CDS encoding IS30 family transposase, with product MTYTHITMDELVMIEAYYHQGIPVAKIAAYLNRTRTPINNVIRFFRAGHTAFEYYLRYKKNKKQCGREKVVLPEEQHLYIKEKVAEGWTPDVIIGRKEMTIDCSVRTLYRQFKEKTFDEATLPMKGKRKPNGHQERRGRQAYKRNISERIIDYPTFKEEFGHIEGDTIVGVRHKSAVITLVEILSKAIITLKPKGRKACDIESAMNQWFQSIPKKLFKSITFDCGKEFSNWKSLCNQHDVAIYFADPGTPSQRALNENSNGLLRKDGLPKEMDFNEVDQAFVSSVAHKRNIIPRKSLNYQTPLEVFMSYMDEDILYSLI from the coding sequence ATGACCTATACCCATATTACCATGGATGAACTAGTGATGATAGAAGCTTATTACCATCAAGGTATTCCAGTTGCTAAAATAGCTGCTTACTTGAATCGTACTCGAACACCGATTAATAATGTTATCAGGTTCTTCAGAGCAGGACATACAGCTTTCGAGTATTACCTACGGTATAAGAAAAACAAGAAGCAGTGTGGACGCGAAAAAGTTGTTTTACCAGAAGAACAACATCTTTATATCAAGGAAAAAGTAGCTGAAGGCTGGACGCCTGATGTCATTATTGGCCGTAAAGAAATGACAATAGACTGTTCCGTACGAACACTTTATAGACAATTTAAAGAAAAAACATTCGATGAAGCTACCCTTCCAATGAAAGGGAAAAGAAAGCCTAACGGACATCAAGAACGTAGAGGTAGACAAGCTTATAAACGAAATATCTCTGAAAGAATAATAGATTATCCAACATTTAAAGAAGAATTTGGTCATATCGAAGGAGATACCATTGTAGGTGTCCGCCACAAAAGTGCGGTCATTACTCTAGTAGAGATTTTATCGAAAGCTATCATTACCTTAAAGCCCAAAGGGCGTAAAGCCTGCGACATTGAGAGTGCTATGAATCAATGGTTCCAATCCATACCAAAAAAATTATTCAAATCCATTACTTTTGATTGCGGTAAGGAGTTCTCCAACTGGAAATCTTTGTGCAACCAGCATGATGTCGCTATCTACTTCGCTGACCCTGGAACGCCTTCACAACGAGCTTTAAACGAGAATTCTAATGGGCTTCTTCGAAAAGATGGATTGCCAAAAGAAATGGATTTCAACGAAGTTGATCAGGCTTTCGTATCGTCTGTTGCACACAAACGGAATATAATTCCAAGAAAGTCATTAAATTACCAAACACCGCTGGAAGTTTTTATGAGTTACATGGATGAAGATATTTTGTATAGCTTAATTTGA
- a CDS encoding peptide ABC transporter substrate-binding protein, producing the protein MKNQIKGLGILSLTVLLTACGGADPEGSSTANSSADGEKKLADTQELRLTASSEIPSMDTALATDLTSFTVMNNVFEGLYVLGPDSEPVLGVAAEEPIISEDGKTYTFKIREDAVWSNGEAVTADDFVYAWQKVVAPETASGYAYMFDGLIQNATEVINDELDPTELGVKAINATDLEITLVQPTPYFDQLLTLPFFFPQNKVFAQEQGDEYGSTHENLIYNGPFVLKGWDQASSMGWTFEKNEDYWDAESVILDTITVDVIKEVTTELNLYENEDTDIAFLSGNFVSQYIEDPNFHSSLNATTFYIEMNNLNNEESTELSNGNIRLAIASAIDKEGYTKSVLQDGSEPIDGFVPAGLASNPGTDTDYREDAGDLLTYDLEKAEKAWETGLSELGTDSIELELITSDTEDSKRLAEYLQDQLQKNLPGLTVKLRSMPFSMKLETVRAGDYDMAVNSWIADFADPINYVERFDTDINRMNYSNTEVDALVDKAKATYDDDEARWETLVEIEQVALGEDAALAPLYQSADSYLLNPNVEDFYKRVFGPDSYKWTWIEAK; encoded by the coding sequence ATGAAAAATCAAATAAAAGGCTTGGGTATACTTAGTTTAACAGTGTTATTAACAGCATGTGGGGGTGCGGATCCTGAAGGGTCTTCAACTGCGAACTCTTCTGCTGATGGCGAGAAAAAGCTAGCTGATACACAAGAATTACGTTTAACAGCTTCCTCAGAAATTCCTTCTATGGATACAGCTTTAGCAACTGATTTAACAAGTTTTACCGTTATGAATAATGTTTTTGAAGGGTTGTATGTTTTAGGACCAGATTCTGAGCCTGTTTTAGGTGTGGCAGCTGAAGAACCTATCATCAGTGAAGATGGAAAAACGTATACCTTTAAGATACGTGAAGACGCTGTTTGGTCTAATGGAGAAGCTGTTACAGCAGATGATTTTGTCTATGCTTGGCAAAAAGTCGTGGCACCGGAAACAGCAAGCGGATATGCCTATATGTTTGACGGCTTGATCCAAAATGCTACTGAAGTTATAAATGATGAATTAGATCCAACGGAGTTAGGTGTTAAAGCAATCAATGCTACTGATTTAGAGATTACATTGGTGCAGCCAACACCTTATTTTGATCAGTTATTGACGTTGCCTTTTTTCTTTCCCCAAAATAAAGTTTTTGCCCAAGAACAAGGCGATGAGTATGGGAGCACACATGAAAATTTGATTTATAATGGTCCATTTGTATTAAAAGGATGGGATCAAGCAAGCAGTATGGGATGGACATTTGAAAAGAATGAAGACTATTGGGATGCTGAATCGGTTATTTTGGATACAATAACCGTTGATGTAATCAAAGAAGTTACCACGGAGTTAAATTTATATGAAAATGAGGATACCGACATTGCCTTTTTATCAGGAAATTTTGTCTCTCAATATATTGAAGACCCTAATTTTCATTCATCATTGAATGCGACAACTTTTTACATTGAAATGAATAACTTAAATAACGAAGAATCAACGGAATTAAGCAATGGGAATATCCGATTAGCTATCGCCTCTGCTATTGATAAAGAAGGCTACACGAAGAGTGTCTTGCAAGATGGATCAGAGCCGATTGATGGATTTGTTCCAGCCGGTTTAGCAAGTAATCCAGGAACAGATACAGATTATCGTGAAGATGCTGGGGATCTATTAACTTATGATTTAGAAAAAGCTGAAAAAGCTTGGGAAACGGGGCTATCAGAATTAGGTACGGACAGTATCGAGTTAGAATTGATTACCTCAGATACAGAAGATTCAAAACGATTGGCAGAATATTTACAGGATCAATTACAAAAAAATTTACCAGGTTTGACTGTTAAGTTGAGAAGTATGCCATTCAGTATGAAATTGGAAACAGTTCGTGCAGGCGACTATGATATGGCTGTTAATTCATGGATTGCTGACTTTGCAGATCCAATCAATTATGTAGAACGTTTTGATACAGACATCAATCGTATGAATTATTCGAATACAGAGGTAGATGCTTTAGTAGACAAAGCAAAAGCAACTTATGATGATGACGAAGCGCGCTGGGAAACATTAGTTGAAATTGAACAAGTTGCTTTAGGTGAAGATGCAGCTCTTGCACCATTATATCAATCAGCGGATTCATATCTATTAAATCCAAATGTTGAAGATTTTTACAAACGTGTTTTCGGTCCAGATAGTTATAAATGGACCTGGATAGAAGCTAAATAA
- a CDS encoding C40 family peptidase has protein sequence MRNMVNTTTTFLWSKNEYHPIQEKLLTQNRKENFYTLSDGDALKLYEDRLVDSELLYGDIVEVIEIIGTFAKVTVPKQAYKNDPNGYPGWVIAKDLTAVPDGWSEALKQVAVSRSTAKISFISETKTSQVVSIGTILTVLEATAKQYKVLTPDGIGFIAESDARIIGDLPVNAVEQMINSAKSFLDLRYVWAGTSAAGFDCSGFVYTLFRTFGIWLSRDAQEQVFEGEVHTYEEAIPGDLLFFAYQEGNGEVHHVGIYLGDDQMIHSQTPGSKVMVTKLEGTKYQKELCAVRRFF, from the coding sequence ATGAGAAATATGGTCAATACGACAACAACTTTTTTATGGTCAAAAAATGAATACCATCCTATTCAGGAGAAACTGCTAACACAAAATAGAAAAGAAAATTTTTATACCTTATCAGATGGGGACGCACTAAAACTATATGAGGATCGTTTAGTAGATTCGGAACTGCTTTATGGTGATATTGTTGAAGTAATTGAAATTATTGGAACATTTGCTAAAGTAACCGTCCCAAAACAAGCTTATAAAAATGATCCTAATGGATATCCAGGCTGGGTAATAGCTAAAGACCTTACCGCTGTGCCAGATGGCTGGTCAGAAGCATTAAAACAGGTTGCTGTTAGTCGGTCAACGGCAAAAATTAGTTTTATAAGTGAAACAAAAACGTCTCAAGTAGTTTCTATTGGTACAATTTTAACTGTATTAGAAGCTACAGCTAAACAATATAAAGTCCTTACACCAGATGGTATTGGTTTTATAGCAGAAAGTGATGCTCGCATAATCGGGGACTTACCAGTAAATGCTGTTGAACAAATGATTAATAGCGCAAAATCTTTTTTAGATTTGAGATATGTATGGGCGGGAACAAGTGCAGCCGGATTTGATTGTTCCGGATTTGTGTATACATTGTTTCGAACCTTTGGCATTTGGTTGAGCCGGGATGCTCAAGAGCAAGTATTTGAAGGGGAAGTTCACACTTATGAGGAAGCAATTCCAGGCGATTTATTGTTTTTCGCTTATCAAGAAGGTAATGGAGAAGTTCACCATGTAGGAATTTATTTAGGGGATGATCAAATGATCCATTCACAAACTCCTGGATCAAAAGTAATGGTCACTAAGCTTGAAGGAACAAAGTACCAGAAGGAGTTATGTGCTGTGAGGCGTTTTTTTTAA
- a CDS encoding serine hydrolase codes for MDWDKEIHVLATKFAPFIESGIYIHDGTQKLASRNEEELFPATSIIKLPIYLYYYEQAIQGNLDLMHKIKVSKTGRANGSGVLHILTSIEEWSIEELLQLMIAVSDNEATNRLIYYAGLESIQTWIKTKKWGKRIALRRYLMDYESGLVNEISPRGALEILKEIIELGNKHPTVKDQIEKPFLLQQFRTGLPGYLDERAIPNLEMLNKTGEDNGIRHDVGLFRYKDQTVFIAALNKDVKEEAKAIEWMEELGKLVFEFLTEETD; via the coding sequence ATGGATTGGGATAAGGAAATACACGTTTTAGCAACTAAATTTGCACCTTTTATTGAAAGTGGGATCTATATCCATGATGGAACGCAAAAATTAGCTAGTAGAAATGAAGAAGAGTTATTTCCTGCTACAAGCATCATCAAGCTTCCAATCTATCTTTATTATTATGAACAAGCCATTCAAGGGAACCTTGATTTAATGCATAAAATAAAAGTTTCAAAGACCGGTCGTGCAAATGGATCTGGAGTATTACACATTTTGACGTCTATTGAGGAATGGAGTATTGAAGAACTTCTGCAATTGATGATTGCTGTTTCCGATAATGAAGCTACTAATCGGTTGATTTATTATGCGGGATTAGAAAGTATACAGACGTGGATAAAAACAAAGAAGTGGGGTAAAAGAATAGCTTTAAGGCGGTACTTAATGGATTATGAATCTGGTTTAGTCAATGAGATCTCACCGCGAGGAGCCTTGGAGATTTTAAAAGAAATCATCGAGCTAGGAAACAAGCATCCAACGGTGAAAGATCAAATAGAAAAACCTTTTTTGTTGCAACAGTTTCGAACCGGGCTGCCAGGTTACTTGGATGAAAGAGCGATCCCTAATTTAGAAATGCTAAACAAAACTGGTGAAGACAACGGGATCCGTCACGATGTTGGATTGTTCAGATATAAAGATCAAACTGTTTTTATTGCTGCATTAAACAAAGACGTGAAAGAAGAAGCAAAGGCAATAGAATGGATGGAAGAGTTAGGGAAATTAGTATTTGAATTTTTAACAGAGGAGACTGACTGA
- a CDS encoding MFS transporter, with protein sequence MEQPTNQTGSNWQRTTVLFLSSQTISLFGSSLVQYAITWYLTLREQSGVIMMLSVVFGFLPTFFLSPFAGVWADRYDRKKLIILSDAVIAISTLLLILLFLSGEGSIWALLIASAIRALGAGIQTPAVSAVLPQIVPKDKLTKVNGFNGSIQALTMLASPMASGALLNFASLEIIFFIDVITAIAAIIILAFFLKIPSHNKATQVQENSYLTDLKLGFMYRGL encoded by the coding sequence GTGGAACAACCGACAAATCAAACAGGTTCAAATTGGCAACGGACAACTGTTTTATTTCTAAGTAGTCAAACAATCTCATTGTTTGGGTCTTCACTAGTCCAGTACGCAATTACGTGGTACCTTACTTTGAGAGAGCAATCAGGTGTGATCATGATGCTATCTGTCGTTTTTGGATTTCTGCCGACCTTCTTCTTGTCACCTTTTGCTGGAGTGTGGGCGGATCGCTACGATCGTAAAAAACTTATTATTCTTTCAGATGCGGTCATTGCTATTTCAACCTTACTTTTGATTTTGTTATTTTTAAGCGGGGAAGGTTCAATATGGGCCTTATTGATTGCTTCAGCTATTCGAGCTTTAGGTGCGGGAATTCAGACCCCAGCGGTTAGTGCGGTATTACCTCAAATAGTACCAAAAGATAAATTGACTAAAGTTAATGGATTCAATGGAAGTATTCAAGCCCTTACGATGTTAGCTTCACCGATGGCAAGTGGAGCATTATTAAACTTTGCTTCACTTGAAATTATTTTCTTTATTGATGTTATTACAGCAATAGCGGCTATTATTATCTTAGCCTTTTTCTTGAAAATCCCTTCTCACAATAAGGCTACACAAGTTCAAGAAAATTCTTATTTAACTGACCTTAAATTGGGTTTTATGTATCGTGGATTGTAA
- a CDS encoding MFS transporter, with protein sequence MKNQEFLKKLYSYFSLAYLLAAPVSFLTPLQVTRNYGGDVWRLTMIEVAFSTGMIIGGLIVAFWGGFKNRIHSIAFAILMMGVCTVLLGVILNFWYYSLIMALFGMVIPLLSASTIVLLQEKVPEDYLGRVFGVETMIATAMMPLGMVLFGPLADLVRIEWLLLVSGLLLFIVTLFMFNDKQLLKSGEPKENDQ encoded by the coding sequence ATTAAAAATCAAGAATTTTTAAAGAAGCTATATAGTTATTTCTCGCTAGCTTATTTACTGGCAGCTCCAGTTTCTTTCTTGACACCTCTACAAGTGACACGTAACTATGGCGGCGATGTATGGAGGTTAACTATGATCGAAGTAGCTTTTTCAACAGGTATGATCATTGGAGGCTTGATAGTCGCTTTTTGGGGAGGGTTTAAGAATCGAATACATTCGATTGCGTTTGCTATTCTAATGATGGGAGTCTGTACAGTTCTTTTAGGAGTGATTCTTAATTTTTGGTACTACTCTCTTATTATGGCTTTATTTGGTATGGTAATACCATTATTAAGTGCATCAACGATCGTGTTACTTCAGGAGAAAGTACCAGAAGACTATTTAGGAAGAGTGTTTGGAGTGGAAACAATGATTGCTACAGCAATGATGCCATTAGGAATGGTGCTTTTTGGTCCATTGGCGGATCTAGTCCGGATCGAGTGGCTTCTCTTAGTCTCTGGCCTACTCCTCTTTATCGTGACGTTATTTATGTTTAATGATAAACAACTTTTGAAATCAGGGGAACCAAAAGAGAATGATCAGTAG
- a CDS encoding DUF1456 family protein has product MNNNDRLVRLRYALDIKDKEMVEIFKLGGLEITKEDIKKMLDKSKKQNSDNAKENDFQENEYVKNCSNQTLESFLNGLIIFKRGKKESAVNEPEKKAPMMITNENVNNMLLKKIKIALSLTSEDMLGILGNAGVEISKSELSAVFRKEGHRNYKECGDRYARNFLKGLAIAWREES; this is encoded by the coding sequence ATGAATAATAACGATCGATTAGTAAGACTAAGATACGCTTTAGATATTAAAGATAAAGAGATGGTAGAGATCTTTAAATTAGGCGGATTAGAAATAACAAAAGAAGATATCAAAAAAATGTTGGATAAATCAAAAAAACAAAATTCTGATAATGCAAAAGAAAATGATTTCCAAGAAAATGAGTATGTAAAAAACTGCTCTAATCAAACATTAGAATCTTTTTTAAATGGTTTGATCATATTCAAAAGAGGCAAAAAAGAATCAGCAGTCAATGAACCAGAAAAAAAAGCGCCAATGATGATAACGAATGAAAATGTGAATAATATGTTGCTTAAAAAAATTAAAATAGCTCTTTCCCTTACGAGTGAAGATATGTTAGGTATTTTAGGAAATGCGGGAGTCGAAATATCAAAAAGTGAATTAAGTGCAGTCTTTAGAAAAGAAGGACATCGAAATTACAAAGAATGCGGTGATCGATACGCTAGAAACTTTTTGAAAGGCTTAGCTATAGCATGGCGTGAAGAGTCTTGA